Proteins encoded within one genomic window of Argiope bruennichi chromosome 7, qqArgBrue1.1, whole genome shotgun sequence:
- the LOC129975943 gene encoding cytoplasmic dynein 1 light intermediate chain 1-like yields MSFLKERSGVPPKKENSVDMEGNDSFWLQIMAECEANSPNKLPSSKSLLFLGDNNAQKSQLVARLQGTSEKYCKGNGLEYYFLNVRDEYGENQTKLDVWVLDDDPSFQRLLKYVLNENTISDTTVVLTATMTKPWDMFRCICTWVEILQKHIAKLQIPATALEEQKSKVLRRFQEYVEPTMSIYGNLEEQNSSAEIENNLGLEIIVVITQTEYMSVLQSEFGYIDEHFDFIQFSLRKFCLTYGAALLYLSVKEDRNCDILLKYILHKIYAFPFRIPAMFLEKDSIFVPAGWDSENKIQALAESLATIAFSSPFEDVIVKPGRLSDTNRILLEVEAQNDQEFLASIQAQLLRQPVENVSEFSRDSTASSTVTPRNPPRRVQRSPQKKQLESKLSTGEGDTVLQSFFKSLLKRQTSAPAERPAGFSSSRSQASTASGSSSNFDRSTSLENTSSTYNKGSLGSKSLGSSVDSSYQTRRNSEGESLEAVDELNPADSCTSKIPNETNKATSEGSSDPFSDFMKKYKAQAGVAQQSANPDIDEELQDVHQLPEYFMSSQSSSQCPADCCFQTNGTTANGNVDSDMDNCIDRVKSKYNPPLRLLLESNHEPLKTKTSSTKPTNGESKKEMSPSLEKRNQVALQNSDSLIKGNVEEFKNPLSSLHGSSMAAGDVLKETSKDSKSG; encoded by the coding sequence ATGAGTTTCTTGAAAGAGAGAAGCGGAGTTCCCCCCAAAAAAGAAAACTCAGTCGACATGGAGGGGAACGATAGCTTCTGGTTACAGATAATGGCTGAATGTGAAGCCAACTCGCCAAATAAGCTTCCCTCTTCCAAATCTCTGCTGTTCCTTGGCGACAACAACGCACAGAAATCACAGTTAGTTGCTAGACTTCAAGGAACTAGCGAAAAATATTGCAAGGGAAACGGCCTTGAATACTATTTCCTAAATGTGAGAGATGAGTATGGCGAAAACCAAACCAAGCTGGACGTATGGGTGTTGGACGATGACCCTTCTTTTCAGAGACTCCTAAAGTATGTTCTGAATGAAAATACCATATCAGATACCACTGTAGTTCTTACGGCAACTATGACGAAACCTTGGGATATGTTTCGCTGCATTTGCACCTGGGTCGAGATTTTGCAAAAACATATAGCGAAATTGCAGATTCCCGCAACTGCCTTAGAAGAGCAGAAGTCAAAAGTTCTACGTCGTTTCCAAGAATACGTCGAACCAACAATGAGCATCTACGGAAACTTGGAGGAGCAGAATAGCTCGGcggaaatagaaaataatttagggTTGGAAATAATTGTAGTGATTACTCAAACAGAATACATGTCGGTGCTACAGTCTGAATTTGGCTACATTGATGAACATTTCGATTTCATACAGTTTTCACTCAGGAAATTTTGTTTAACCTATGGGGCAGCTCTTCTCTACCTATCAGTGAAAGAGGACAGGAACTGTGATATATTgctaaagtatattttacataagATATACGCTTTTCCCTTCAGAATACCAGCCATGTTTTTGGAAAAAGACTCGATATTCGTCCCAGCGGGCTGGGACAGTGAAAACAAGATCCAGGCCCTTGCCGAATCCTTGGCGACCATCGCGTTCTCATCACCTTTTGAAGATGTCATAGTAAAACCTGGTCGTCTTTCAGACACTAACAGAATATTATTAGAAGTAGAGGCCCAGAACGATCAAGAATTCCTCGCATCTATACAAGCACAACTGCTTAGACAGCCAGTAGAGAATGTTTCCGAATTCAGTAGGGATAGCACTGCTTCTTCGACAGTCACGCCAAGAAATCCGCCAAGGCGAGTACAAAGATCCCCTCAAAAGAAGCAACTGGAATCGAAGTTGTCAACTGGTGAAGGGGACACCGTTTTGCAGTCTTTCTTTAAAAGCTTGTTGAAAAGGCAAACCAGTGCTCCTGCTGAAAGACCGGCTGGATTTTCATCAAGCAGGAGTCAAGCTTCCACTGCATCTGGTTCTTCCTCTAATTTCGACAGAAGCACATCCCTTGAAAACACTTCTAGTACTTACAATAAAGGTAGTTTAGGATCAAAGAGTCTAGGTTCATCTGTTGATTCGTCTTACCAAACTAGACGAAACAGTGAAGGCGAGAGCTTAGAAGCAGTGGACGAGCTTAATCCGGCAGACAGTTGCACCAGTAAAATTCCAAACGAAACGAACAAAGCTACTTCAGAAGGAAGCTCAGACCCTTTCTCTGATTTTATGAAGAAGTACAAAGCTCAGGCTGGAGTTGCACAACAAAGCGCCAATCCTGATATCGATGAAGAACTGCAAGACGTTCATCAACTTCCGGAATATTTTATGAGCAGTCAAAGTTCTAGTCAATGTCCTGCTGACTGCTGTTTCCAGACTAATGGCACAACAGCAAATGGTAATGTTGACTCGGATATGGATAACTGCATAGACAGGGTAAAAAGCAAATATAACCCACCTCTCAGACTTTTATTGGAATCAAACCATGAACCACTTAAAACGAAAACTAGTTCTACGAAGCCTACCAACGGTGAATCCAAGAAAGAAATGTCGCCTTCTCTAGAAAAAAGAAATCAGGTTGCCTTACAAAATTCTGACTCTTTGATCAAAGGTAACGTTGAGGAATTTAAGAATCCTTTGTCCTCGTTGCATGGTAGTTCAATGGCAGCCGGTGATGTCCTCAAAGAGACATCAAAGGACAGCAAGAGTGGATAA